In one Trichlorobacter lovleyi SZ genomic region, the following are encoded:
- a CDS encoding PilZ domain-containing protein, which translates to MALCFGTDEAASRRAFTEDLSPLGLFIKTANVCNPNTVLRIELLVDDQPICFDARVMWAKRVPQNLFHLVKKSGMGVRIIRFHNGRDRYMGLCDYPAQTVAEGH; encoded by the coding sequence ATAGCCCTTTGTTTTGGTACTGATGAGGCCGCCAGCAGACGTGCCTTTACTGAAGATCTCTCGCCGCTCGGACTGTTCATCAAGACCGCCAATGTCTGTAACCCCAATACTGTCCTCAGGATTGAACTGCTGGTCGACGACCAGCCGATCTGCTTTGACGCCAGAGTCATGTGGGCCAAACGGGTTCCCCAGAACCTGTTCCACCTGGTAAAAAAGAGCGGCATGGGGGTGCGGATTATCCGCTTCCATAACGGACGTGACCGTTACATGGGGCTGTGCGACTATCCTGCCCAGACGGTCGCAGAGGGACACTAG
- a CDS encoding thiazole synthase encodes MSKGKLTIAGREFNSRLMVGTGKYASNEQMVAALEASGAEIITVAVRRVNLAEMGKGCMLDYIDPKKYTLLPNTAACFTADDAIRTCRLAREAGLSDMVKLEVLGDEKTLFPDNEELLKAAKVLVAEGFTVLPYCSDDVILCKKLEQLGCAAVMPLAAPIGSGLGIRNPYNLKIIMEAVKVPVIVDAGVGTASDAALAMELGCDGILMNTAIAGAKDPIAMATAMKLGVEAGRLAYEAGRIPKKLYATASSPLTDLIGS; translated from the coding sequence ATGTCTAAAGGTAAACTGACAATTGCAGGAAGAGAGTTCAATTCCCGTTTGATGGTGGGGACCGGCAAATATGCCAGCAATGAGCAGATGGTGGCTGCGCTGGAGGCCTCCGGTGCCGAGATCATTACTGTGGCTGTCCGGCGGGTCAACCTGGCTGAGATGGGCAAGGGCTGCATGCTGGATTACATTGACCCCAAGAAATACACCCTGCTGCCCAATACCGCAGCCTGCTTCACGGCTGACGATGCGATCCGTACCTGCCGTCTGGCCCGTGAGGCCGGTCTGTCAGACATGGTCAAGCTGGAGGTGCTGGGTGATGAAAAGACCCTCTTCCCGGATAATGAAGAACTGCTCAAGGCAGCCAAGGTTCTGGTTGCCGAGGGCTTCACGGTACTGCCTTACTGCAGTGATGACGTGATCCTCTGCAAGAAGCTGGAACAGTTGGGCTGCGCTGCCGTGATGCCGCTGGCTGCACCGATCGGTAGCGGTCTGGGTATCCGCAACCCGTACAACCTGAAGATCATCATGGAAGCGGTCAAGGTACCGGTGATTGTGGATGCCGGTGTCGGCACCGCTTCTGATGCAGCACTGGCTATGGAGCTGGGCTGTGACGGTATCCTGATGAACACCGCCATTGCCGGCGCCAAAGATCCAATTGCCATGGCCACCGCCATGAAGCTGGGGGTTGAGGCAGGGCGTCTGGCCTATGAGGCGGGTCGGATACCGAAGAAGCTGTATGCCACCGCTTCCAGTCCGTTGACAGACCTGATCGGTTCGTGA
- the thiS gene encoding sulfur carrier protein ThiS yields the protein MQVMINGEMRQLADGTTVGQLLEQLQIPATRVAVERNLEIVPKARYAEQTLQDGDRIEIVHFVGGG from the coding sequence ATGCAGGTCATGATCAATGGAGAAATGCGGCAGCTTGCCGACGGGACCACGGTCGGACAACTGCTGGAGCAGTTGCAGATTCCGGCCACACGGGTAGCTGTGGAACGCAACCTGGAGATCGTTCCCAAGGCCCGCTATGCTGAGCAGACGTTGCAGGATGGGGACAGGATCGAGATAGTCCATTTTGTAGGGGGAGGATAG
- a CDS encoding AAA family ATPase — protein sequence MCRKIFIGATGQHCGKTTISLSLMHLALQKYRRVGFMKPIGPKCIQYRGLTMDKDAAMFSSVFGMDDVAHLMSPMTLTPGSTRQFLDGKIDPLAPRQAILKACAELEQQFDFLIIEGAGHGGVGSVVGVNNAQVAAMLGAPVLMVTGGGIGNVIDAVELNLALYAREQANVRVIMANKLVPEKRERSLAYLTKAFQHQQLLVTSAFDYSPILADPTLQHVGELLELPLHGDPADRSRICHTIQLGAASSQRVIDSLEESTLLIVTSSRDELIVTASSLHHIPEFRQRLAGLIIAGHAPMSGITQRILEDSNIPYIRIEDTTSQVYYRLREHVSKIGPDDTEKIELINSIAEKYISFDAIDAMLGS from the coding sequence ATGTGCAGAAAGATTTTCATCGGCGCAACCGGTCAGCATTGCGGCAAGACCACCATCTCACTCTCGCTGATGCACCTGGCCCTCCAGAAATACCGGCGGGTTGGCTTCATGAAGCCGATCGGCCCCAAGTGCATCCAGTATCGCGGCCTGACCATGGACAAGGATGCCGCCATGTTCTCCAGTGTCTTTGGTATGGATGACGTTGCGCACCTGATGTCCCCCATGACCCTGACCCCCGGCTCGACCCGTCAGTTTCTGGATGGCAAGATTGATCCGCTGGCACCGCGGCAGGCAATCCTCAAGGCCTGCGCCGAGCTTGAACAACAGTTTGATTTTCTGATTATTGAAGGGGCCGGGCATGGCGGCGTTGGTTCCGTGGTAGGCGTCAATAACGCCCAGGTGGCTGCCATGCTGGGGGCGCCGGTTTTGATGGTGACCGGTGGCGGCATCGGCAACGTTATTGATGCGGTAGAACTGAATCTGGCCCTGTATGCCCGCGAACAGGCCAATGTACGGGTCATCATGGCCAACAAGCTGGTACCGGAAAAGCGCGAGCGCTCTCTGGCCTATCTGACCAAGGCGTTCCAGCACCAGCAGCTGCTGGTCACCAGTGCCTTTGATTATTCTCCCATTCTGGCAGACCCGACCCTGCAGCACGTAGGTGAGCTGCTGGAGCTGCCGTTACATGGTGACCCTGCCGACCGCAGCCGGATCTGTCACACCATCCAGCTGGGTGCCGCCTCATCGCAGCGGGTGATTGACAGCCTGGAGGAGTCAACCCTGCTGATCGTGACCAGCTCCCGCGACGAGCTGATCGTGACCGCCTCATCCCTGCACCATATCCCGGAATTCCGCCAACGCCTGGCAGGGCTGATCATTGCCGGTCATGCGCCAATGTCAGGCATCACCCAGCGCATCCTGGAAGACAGCAATATCCCGTATATCAGGATTGAGGATACCACTTCCCAGGTCTATTACCGCCTGCGGGAACACGTTTCAAAAATCGGACCTGACGATACGGAAAAGATTGAACTTATTAACTCAATTGCCGAAAAGTATATAAGTTTTGATGCGATAGACGCAATGCTCGGCTCCTAG
- a CDS encoding TIGR01212 family radical SAM protein (This family includes YhcC from E. coli K-12, an uncharacterized radical SAM protein.): protein MSAFSSEHIHPDLRINSYGHYLRRRFGCRVSKVNVDAGFTCPNRDGSKGTGGCIYCNNVSFSPRDTLAEIPLEEQVTTGMAYHHRRLESDKFIVYFQKYTNTYASVGHLAELYQRALALPDVIGISVGTRPDCLTDEALELLTTLARDHYVCLELGLQSADDAILEQINRGHSLDDFITAVKRASGRGLDICAHLIYGFPGEQPEEFVKSADLLDSLSSITSVKLHQLHAVEGTELAAMYRRGAFDPISLEQYVNTAADFLERLPSRISIQRLYGSSPLEIRVAPQWGLKNNQMWYAVLNELKRRGSWQGCKKLAAVS, encoded by the coding sequence ATGTCTGCGTTTTCATCAGAACATATCCATCCTGACCTGCGGATCAACTCCTATGGCCACTACCTGCGCCGCAGGTTCGGTTGCCGGGTCAGCAAGGTCAATGTGGATGCCGGCTTTACCTGCCCCAATCGTGACGGCAGCAAAGGTACCGGCGGCTGCATCTACTGCAATAACGTCTCCTTTTCTCCCCGCGATACCCTGGCCGAGATCCCGCTTGAAGAGCAGGTTACAACCGGGATGGCCTATCATCACAGGCGTCTGGAGTCAGATAAATTCATTGTCTATTTCCAGAAATACACCAATACCTATGCCTCGGTCGGCCATCTTGCAGAGCTCTACCAGCGTGCACTGGCGCTGCCCGATGTGATCGGGATTTCGGTCGGCACCCGGCCTGATTGCCTGACTGATGAGGCACTGGAGCTGCTGACCACACTTGCCAGGGATCATTACGTCTGTCTGGAGCTGGGGTTACAGTCAGCCGATGACGCTATTCTGGAGCAGATCAACCGCGGGCATTCCCTGGATGATTTTATCACGGCGGTTAAACGTGCCTCCGGTCGCGGCCTTGATATCTGCGCCCATCTGATCTACGGCTTTCCCGGAGAGCAGCCGGAGGAGTTTGTCAAATCTGCAGACCTGCTTGATTCGCTATCGTCAATCACCTCGGTCAAACTGCACCAGTTGCATGCCGTGGAAGGGACCGAACTGGCTGCCATGTATCGCCGGGGCGCCTTTGATCCGATCAGCCTTGAGCAGTATGTCAACACTGCAGCTGATTTTCTGGAGCGGTTACCGTCCCGGATCAGCATCCAGCGCCTGTACGGCTCATCACCGCTTGAAATCAGGGTTGCCCCGCAATGGGGTTTGAAGAATAACCAGATGTGGTATGCTGTGTTAAACGAGTTGAAGCGCCGGGGCAGTTGGCAGGGATGCAAGAAACTCGCCGCGGTTAGTTGA
- a CDS encoding BRO-N domain-containing protein, translating into MTAQQLVKLAVFEGKQIRKTIHNDEWWFAIIDVVEVLTESSLPKRYWSDLKKKLTSEGINEAYDKIVRLKMPAADGKKRDTDCANTEGMFRIIQSIPSPKAEPFKRWLAQVGYERIQEIENPELAQQRMKELYEQKGYPKDWIDKRLRGIAIRQNLTDEWQERGISSERDFSILTAEIAKATFGMTPSQHKNFKGLSRPQDNLRDHMTDLELIFTMLGEKVTTEISQTEKPGTFEENKKVAKRGGRVAGTARLETEKELGRSVVSKQNFLPKGLAEDTEKNA; encoded by the coding sequence ATGACCGCACAACAGCTCGTCAAGCTAGCCGTTTTTGAAGGCAAGCAGATTCGGAAAACCATCCATAACGATGAATGGTGGTTTGCAATTATTGATGTTGTTGAAGTTCTAACTGAAAGCTCACTTCCCAAAAGATACTGGAGCGACCTTAAAAAAAAGCTGACATCTGAAGGAATTAATGAAGCGTACGATAAAATCGTACGGTTGAAAATGCCTGCAGCCGATGGAAAGAAACGCGATACCGACTGCGCCAATACCGAAGGAATGTTCCGTATCATCCAATCCATCCCCTCCCCCAAGGCAGAGCCGTTCAAGCGCTGGCTGGCGCAGGTTGGCTATGAGCGGATTCAGGAGATTGAAAACCCGGAGCTGGCACAACAGCGGATGAAGGAGCTGTACGAGCAAAAAGGCTACCCCAAGGACTGGATCGACAAGCGGTTGCGGGGGATCGCCATCCGGCAGAACCTGACCGATGAATGGCAGGAACGGGGCATCAGCTCAGAGCGTGATTTCAGCATCCTGACCGCCGAGATAGCCAAGGCAACCTTTGGCATGACACCATCTCAACACAAGAATTTTAAAGGACTTTCCCGCCCCCAGGACAATCTGCGGGATCATATGACCGATCTGGAGCTGATCTTTACTATGCTTGGAGAAAAGGTAACCACTGAGATATCGCAGACCGAAAAACCTGGTACCTTTGAAGAGAACAAAAAGGTGGCGAAACGGGGCGGCAGGGTGGCTGGTACGGCACGGCTGGAAACAGAGAAAGAACTTGGTAGAAGCGTGGTAAGCAAGCAGAATTTTCTTCCCAAAGGGCTTGCTGAGGATACGGAGAAGAACGCATAA
- a CDS encoding flagellar FlbD family protein codes for MILVTRLDRQTMFLNPDHIVSVEETPDTVITLFNGHHILVREHCQVILNRIIAFRSKVLRRSGAVPNGHAYLRRQRNSRYHRTESEHFLADDTKATLHPLHRQDT; via the coding sequence ATGATCCTGGTCACCCGTCTTGACCGGCAAACCATGTTTCTGAACCCTGACCATATCGTCAGTGTCGAAGAGACCCCTGATACGGTGATTACGCTGTTTAACGGCCATCACATACTTGTCCGTGAGCACTGTCAGGTCATTCTGAACCGGATCATCGCCTTCAGGTCCAAGGTGTTACGCCGCTCAGGGGCTGTTCCCAATGGTCACGCCTATCTGCGGCGGCAGCGGAATTCTCGCTATCATCGCACTGAGAGCGAGCATTTCCTTGCCGACGATACCAAAGCAACACTACACCCACTTCACCGTCAGGACACCTGA
- a CDS encoding TonB-dependent receptor, which translates to MQRPPRRRKAKLLNWLVASLLTLLPAVSPAAEPPGELLPLPSDPREVFRRSGINSFDKGALSNIVIRGYQRENLMITFDGAPYFGATPFRSDAPPFIVNNSEVGRITITKGPYNLAYPGGAGGSIEVLSPENPRRFSAGGSLSYGSYDALNGSAFLAVGNQQADFSAGYRGRSSGVPEAGGGVPLVRTPYPNPNNNYRIGTEDLPMYRLDSFWLKGGISPTSNNRLELSYSFMQGSEIKFPTQNIDIADEQVHRLNGRLTLRNLSPLVREISLQGWWSRARTLLDDSLRETSDATNTALPYRAFLSRGYATSNRFEVTSTGGRLTSQLALGPGILKKGLDVYQRDWNGSYAALLRQGAAAWQYYDNQPLLPDVMTRNLGMFWIYETPLSDTMRALISARGDFSRVDANGLTPDRIRTLYQPYYPGQGIPAGRDFADWSANAQLFWKIRPDLELFLKGGRAVRIPDASELYMGQTRQGSNVVSNPFLQQTVVNQIDTGVSWARGGQQVEATFFYGEATNFILPVKRLSSSLPQARSTTNLNAVIWGVECEGIVQLPADLKFSAMLSYSEGENRSSNRPLAEVPPLRGRLGLAYDNRRFFASINQTLVARQNRFDATLNETSIPGYAVTDLQAGCRYNGFTLTAKLNNLFDTRYVMPLYYQRDPLSPTARIPENGRNFTLSASYRF; encoded by the coding sequence ATGCAGCGCCCGCCCCGCAGACGGAAAGCAAAGCTGCTCAACTGGCTGGTTGCAAGCCTGCTGACCCTGTTACCCGCTGTTTCTCCGGCAGCGGAACCGCCCGGCGAGTTGCTTCCCCTGCCTTCAGACCCTCGCGAAGTTTTCCGCCGATCCGGGATCAATTCATTCGACAAGGGTGCCCTTTCCAACATTGTCATTCGCGGCTACCAGCGCGAAAACCTGATGATCACCTTTGACGGAGCACCCTATTTTGGTGCCACCCCCTTTAGAAGCGACGCACCTCCTTTTATCGTCAACAATAGTGAAGTCGGCAGGATTACCATTACCAAAGGTCCCTATAACCTTGCCTACCCCGGCGGAGCGGGTGGCAGCATAGAAGTACTTTCCCCGGAAAACCCCAGACGTTTTTCAGCCGGGGGTTCACTTTCCTATGGTTCCTATGATGCCTTAAACGGCAGTGCTTTTTTAGCGGTCGGCAACCAGCAGGCAGACTTCAGTGCCGGCTACCGGGGCCGGAGCTCCGGTGTGCCGGAGGCTGGCGGCGGCGTCCCGCTGGTCCGCACCCCGTACCCCAACCCCAACAACAACTATCGTATTGGTACTGAAGATCTGCCCATGTACCGCCTGGATAGCTTTTGGCTTAAAGGCGGGATCAGTCCCACCAGCAATAATCGCCTTGAACTATCCTACTCCTTTATGCAGGGCAGTGAGATCAAATTTCCCACCCAGAACATCGATATAGCAGACGAGCAGGTACACCGCCTGAATGGACGACTTACCCTGCGCAACCTCTCGCCCCTGGTCAGGGAGATCAGTCTGCAGGGCTGGTGGAGCCGGGCCCGGACCCTGCTGGATGATTCGCTGCGGGAGACCTCGGATGCCACGAATACTGCGCTGCCTTATCGTGCCTTCTTGAGCCGGGGCTATGCCACGTCCAATCGTTTTGAGGTGACCTCCACCGGTGGCAGACTGACATCACAGCTTGCCCTCGGGCCGGGCATACTCAAAAAGGGGCTTGACGTTTACCAGCGAGACTGGAACGGCAGCTATGCGGCGCTCTTGAGGCAGGGGGCTGCAGCCTGGCAGTACTACGACAACCAGCCACTGCTGCCGGATGTGATGACCCGCAACCTGGGTATGTTCTGGATCTATGAAACCCCGCTCAGCGACACGATGCGGGCACTCATTTCTGCCCGGGGTGATTTCAGCCGGGTTGATGCCAATGGACTGACCCCGGACCGCATCCGGACACTCTACCAGCCCTACTATCCCGGACAGGGGATTCCGGCTGGACGGGATTTTGCCGACTGGAGCGCCAATGCCCAGCTATTCTGGAAGATCAGACCGGATCTGGAGCTGTTTCTCAAGGGTGGGCGGGCTGTCAGAATCCCCGATGCCAGCGAACTGTATATGGGGCAGACCAGACAGGGCAGCAATGTCGTCAGCAATCCGTTTTTGCAGCAGACCGTGGTTAACCAGATCGATACCGGTGTCAGCTGGGCACGGGGCGGGCAGCAGGTTGAAGCAACCTTTTTCTATGGCGAGGCAACCAACTTTATTTTACCGGTAAAACGTCTCAGCAGCAGCCTGCCGCAGGCACGCAGCACCACCAACCTGAATGCCGTCATCTGGGGCGTGGAATGCGAAGGTATCGTGCAGCTACCGGCTGACCTGAAATTTTCTGCCATGCTTTCCTACAGTGAAGGCGAAAACCGGAGCAGTAACAGGCCGCTGGCGGAGGTGCCGCCTTTACGCGGCCGGCTGGGACTGGCCTACGACAACCGCCGTTTCTTTGCCTCTATCAACCAGACCCTGGTGGCCCGGCAAAACCGTTTTGATGCGACCCTGAACGAGACCTCAATTCCCGGCTACGCCGTTACTGACCTGCAGGCAGGGTGTCGCTACAACGGTTTTACCTTGACAGCCAAACTTAACAATCTCTTTGACACCCGCTATGTCATGCCGCTCTACTACCAGCGCGACCCGCTCAGCCCGACAGCACGTATCCCTGAAAACGGGCGGAATTTTACCCTGTCAGCCAGTTACCGTTTCTAG
- a CDS encoding flagellar motor protein — MDLATIIGLALGFGAVFGGAVLEGVHVSALISPTSALIVLGGTFGAVFISFPLAACINGFKDIKTAFLPPKVDPEAVVKDIIGYATKARRNGLISLEQEAQNAKDPFIKKGISLVVDGIDPQKLRETLEAEIMAYEDHKKHSVEFFEAAGGYSPTIGIIGAVLGLIHVMGNLSDTSKLGAGIAAAFVATIYGLMTANIICLPIGSKIKIRMKEEVLRRVMIVEGLIAIQNGENPHFIEQKLKAFAGEEH, encoded by the coding sequence ATGGATTTAGCAACAATCATCGGCCTTGCACTCGGCTTTGGCGCTGTCTTCGGTGGAGCTGTACTGGAAGGTGTGCATGTCAGTGCGCTCATTTCACCCACATCAGCGCTGATCGTGTTGGGCGGCACCTTTGGCGCCGTCTTTATTTCCTTTCCGCTGGCTGCCTGTATCAACGGTTTCAAGGATATCAAGACCGCCTTTCTACCTCCCAAGGTTGACCCGGAAGCGGTGGTGAAAGACATTATCGGCTACGCCACCAAGGCCCGCCGTAACGGCCTGATCTCGCTGGAGCAGGAAGCACAGAACGCCAAAGACCCCTTTATCAAAAAAGGGATTTCACTGGTGGTTGACGGCATCGATCCCCAGAAGCTGCGCGAGACCCTTGAGGCCGAGATCATGGCCTATGAAGATCACAAAAAACACTCGGTTGAATTTTTTGAAGCGGCTGGCGGATACTCTCCCACCATCGGTATTATCGGCGCCGTGCTCGGTTTGATCCACGTTATGGGCAACCTGTCCGACACCTCAAAACTTGGTGCTGGTATTGCTGCCGCCTTCGTTGCCACTATCTACGGCCTGATGACCGCCAACATCATCTGTCTGCCGATCGGCTCCAAGATCAAGATCAGGATGAAGGAAGAGGTATTGCGGCGGGTCATGATTGTCGAAGGCCTGATTGCGATCCAGAACGGTGAAAACCCTCACTTTATTGAGCAAAAGCTGAAGGCCTTTGCCGGTGAAGAGCACTAG
- a CDS encoding phosphate/phosphite/phosphonate ABC transporter substrate-binding protein, which translates to MILPRISFLIVTCLLCALLTLENGPCFAAEPAKNEYVLGVFPFLPTANLEGIFAPIAAELSRALGKPVRLRLTSSYGSFIAALKDQSFDIIHVHPFDYVQFGRPKGYHPLVARSEDLFAQFSVKINAPITKLADLKGKRLGTPPATGAVTYLALDAVHKAGLTPGKNLTVQHFPNHLACLQQLQIGTVDSCATSASTLKTFESQFGLPLKRIGHSLSIPHTLFAAHTRIPAADREIIKKTLLSSSLAQVDPQLRQLFIESGDAATGSYFKAVGDRDYDSTRRILRQLGSR; encoded by the coding sequence ATGATCTTGCCCCGTATCTCTTTTCTGATTGTTACCTGCCTGCTCTGCGCGTTACTTACCCTGGAAAACGGCCCCTGCTTTGCTGCGGAGCCTGCGAAAAATGAATATGTGCTGGGGGTTTTCCCTTTCCTGCCGACCGCCAATCTGGAAGGGATCTTTGCCCCGATTGCAGCCGAGCTGTCCAGGGCGCTGGGGAAGCCGGTCCGGTTACGGCTGACCAGTAGCTACGGCAGCTTTATCGCAGCCCTGAAAGACCAGTCCTTTGATATTATCCATGTTCACCCCTTTGACTATGTGCAGTTTGGCCGTCCCAAAGGCTATCATCCCCTGGTGGCCAGGTCAGAAGACCTCTTTGCGCAGTTTTCGGTTAAAATCAATGCCCCCATTACAAAACTGGCTGATCTGAAGGGAAAACGTCTGGGAACACCGCCTGCCACCGGTGCCGTAACCTATCTCGCGCTGGATGCAGTCCACAAGGCAGGCCTCACCCCCGGCAAGAACCTGACGGTGCAGCATTTCCCCAACCATCTGGCCTGCCTGCAGCAGCTGCAGATCGGCACGGTTGACTCCTGCGCCACCAGCGCTTCAACCCTCAAGACCTTTGAGTCCCAGTTCGGATTACCGCTCAAGCGGATCGGTCACTCCCTCTCTATTCCCCATACCCTGTTTGCCGCCCATACCCGAATTCCAGCCGCTGACCGGGAAATTATCAAAAAGACGCTGCTTTCCAGCTCCCTTGCCCAGGTTGATCCCCAACTGCGGCAACTGTTCATTGAATCCGGCGATGCCGCTACCGGTAGTTATTTCAAAGCGGTCGGTGACCGGGATTATGATTCGACCCGGCGGATACTGAGGCAGCTGGGCAGCCGGTGA
- a CDS encoding DUF362 domain-containing protein: MSKVFFADMRASHKENLFDKIARLLTMCGLAQRVNEGDLTAVKIHFGEKGNSAFIRPIFARRVVDELKKLGAKPFLTDSSTLYPGERKEAVSALACGIENGFAYAVVNAPLIISDGLRGVTETTVPVAGELLKEVYIGTEIVEADALVALSHFKCHELTGFGGAIKNLGMGCASRKGKLVQHSTVAPVVTARHCTACGLCIKACAHDAIRIVDGVAVIDAIKCAGCSRCITVCPTKAVAIQWNEAADLVMKKMAEYASGAVANKQGKTVYLNFITQVSPACDCYGHCDAPIVNDIGICASTDPVALDQACADLVNNARGNQDSALKSGHEPGGDKFRGCWPEIPWQVQLEHAEKVGLGSRSYELVKL, from the coding sequence ATGTCCAAAGTCTTTTTTGCTGATATGCGGGCCAGCCACAAAGAGAATCTGTTTGATAAGATAGCCAGGCTACTGACCATGTGCGGTCTGGCACAACGGGTTAATGAAGGGGATCTGACCGCGGTCAAGATCCACTTTGGTGAAAAGGGTAACAGCGCCTTTATCAGGCCGATCTTTGCCCGGCGGGTGGTGGATGAGCTGAAAAAGCTGGGGGCCAAGCCGTTTCTGACCGATTCTTCCACCCTCTACCCCGGCGAGCGCAAGGAGGCGGTCTCTGCACTGGCCTGCGGCATTGAGAACGGTTTTGCCTATGCCGTGGTCAATGCGCCGCTGATCATCTCGGACGGGCTGCGGGGGGTGACCGAGACCACGGTGCCGGTTGCTGGCGAGCTGCTTAAAGAGGTCTACATTGGCACTGAGATTGTGGAGGCTGATGCCCTGGTTGCCCTCTCCCACTTCAAGTGCCATGAGTTGACCGGTTTTGGCGGCGCGATCAAGAACCTGGGCATGGGCTGTGCCAGCCGCAAAGGCAAGCTGGTGCAGCATTCCACCGTGGCACCGGTGGTGACGGCCAGGCACTGTACCGCGTGCGGGCTCTGCATCAAGGCCTGCGCCCATGATGCGATCCGGATTGTGGATGGCGTGGCAGTGATCGATGCAATCAAGTGTGCCGGCTGTTCCCGCTGTATTACGGTCTGCCCCACCAAGGCGGTGGCGATCCAGTGGAATGAGGCTGCTGATCTGGTGATGAAGAAGATGGCTGAGTATGCCAGCGGCGCTGTTGCCAACAAGCAGGGCAAGACGGTCTACCTCAATTTTATCACCCAGGTCTCTCCGGCCTGCGACTGCTACGGCCACTGTGATGCGCCGATTGTGAATGACATCGGTATCTGTGCCTCAACCGATCCGGTGGCTCTGGATCAGGCCTGCGCTGATCTGGTCAACAACGCCCGCGGCAATCAGGATTCCGCCTTGAAGTCCGGCCATGAGCCGGGGGGCGACAAGTTCCGGGGCTGCTGGCCGGAGATCCCCTGGCAGGTGCAGCTTGAACATGCGGAAAAGGTCGGGCTGGGCAGCAGAAGCTATGAGCTGGTCAAGCTGTAA
- the thiE gene encoding thiamine phosphate synthase translates to MIDFSLYLITDRNQTGGRPLLEVVEAALSGGVRAVQLREKDLTPAELYDLAWEMRALTSRYDARLLINERIDIALAVEADGVHLGVNSLPVTAARRIAPDLLIGYSSHSVGEAVAALAKGADFVTFGPVFPTPSKAAYGEPVGLGELERACRQAVGDLVFGLGGIKRDNLAQVTAAGCYRVALISDILAAPDPAEAAGAFRRGLGC, encoded by the coding sequence GTGATTGATTTTTCGCTCTATCTGATCACTGACCGCAACCAGACCGGGGGCAGGCCGCTGCTGGAGGTGGTGGAGGCGGCCCTCTCCGGTGGTGTCCGGGCAGTACAGTTACGGGAAAAGGATCTGACCCCGGCGGAGCTGTATGACCTGGCCTGGGAGATGCGGGCCCTGACCAGCCGGTATGATGCCCGCTTGCTGATCAATGAGCGGATTGATATTGCCCTGGCAGTTGAGGCGGATGGCGTTCACCTGGGAGTCAACTCCCTGCCGGTTACGGCAGCCAGGCGGATCGCACCGGATCTGCTGATCGGTTATTCCAGCCATAGCGTGGGCGAGGCTGTAGCAGCCCTGGCCAAGGGGGCGGACTTTGTCACCTTTGGGCCGGTCTTCCCCACCCCCTCCAAGGCGGCCTATGGCGAGCCGGTGGGGCTGGGAGAGTTGGAGCGGGCTTGCCGGCAGGCCGTTGGTGATCTGGTCTTTGGCCTGGGCGGCATCAAACGCGATAATCTTGCGCAGGTGACTGCTGCCGGTTGCTACCGGGTGGCCCTGATCTCGGATATCCTGGCTGCACCTGATCCGGCGGAGGCTGCAGGAGCCTTCCGGCGGGGGCTTGGCTGCTAG